One window of the Allosaccharopolyspora coralli genome contains the following:
- a CDS encoding NADPH-dependent 2,4-dienoyl-CoA reductase: MSRYPHLFRPLDFGFTMLPNRVVMGSMHTGMEDRAKDLPKLAEYFAERARGGVGLIVTGGFSPNRSGTLYPMASKLSTRREARRHREVTDAVHEAGGKIAVQLLHAGRYAYHPLSVSASSIKAPITPFRPRALTDRGVRAQIAAFARSAALAREAGYDGIEIMGSEGYFVNQFLAPRTNKRTDRWGGSAANRRRLAVEIVRETRRAVGADFLILYRLSAIDLVEGGQTWDETVALAQEIEAAGASVINTGIGWHEARVPTIVTSVPRAAFTSVTGKLKRHVSLPVVASNRINMPETAEEILERGDADMVSMARPFLADSEWVLKARSARADEINTCIACNQACLDHTFSGTKASCLVNPRAGNETTLTLLPTRRSKRVAVVGAGPAGLAAATALAERGHRVELFEAGDEIGGQFDIARRIPGKEEFGETIRYYTKLIDKYRITLHLGTRASADDLAGGGYDEIVLATGVTPRIPDIHGIDHTSVLSYVDVVRHGRPVGRKVAVIGAGGIGVDVSEFLTHTDSPTLDLSAWQQEWGVTDPETERGGVTDPKPEPSPRQVFLVQRKTSRVGKDLGKTTGWVHRAALRAKNVEKITGARYDRIDDRGLHLSFDPKQQQDPRVLDVDTIVVCAGQESARDLADELSARGLAPHIIGGADVAAELDAKRAIKQGTELAAAL; the protein is encoded by the coding sequence ATGAGCCGTTACCCGCACCTTTTCCGTCCGCTCGACTTCGGGTTCACCATGCTGCCCAACCGCGTGGTGATGGGGTCGATGCACACCGGCATGGAAGATCGGGCGAAGGACCTCCCGAAGCTCGCCGAGTATTTCGCCGAGCGCGCCCGCGGCGGGGTGGGACTGATCGTCACCGGCGGTTTCTCCCCCAACCGCAGCGGAACGCTGTACCCCATGGCCTCCAAGCTCAGCACCCGGCGCGAGGCCCGGCGGCACCGAGAGGTCACCGACGCCGTGCACGAGGCGGGCGGCAAGATCGCCGTGCAGTTGCTGCACGCCGGCCGGTACGCCTATCATCCGCTTTCGGTCTCGGCCTCGTCGATCAAGGCTCCGATCACTCCGTTCCGGCCGCGTGCGCTCACCGACCGGGGTGTGCGCGCACAAATCGCCGCATTCGCCCGCTCGGCCGCGCTCGCGCGCGAGGCGGGCTACGACGGCATCGAGATCATGGGCTCGGAGGGCTACTTCGTCAATCAGTTCCTCGCGCCACGCACCAACAAGCGCACCGACCGCTGGGGCGGGTCGGCTGCGAACCGGCGGCGGCTCGCGGTGGAGATCGTGCGCGAGACCCGAAGGGCGGTGGGTGCGGACTTCCTCATCCTCTATCGGCTGTCCGCGATCGACCTGGTCGAGGGCGGGCAGACGTGGGACGAAACCGTCGCGCTCGCCCAGGAGATCGAAGCCGCAGGGGCCAGCGTCATCAACACCGGCATCGGGTGGCACGAGGCACGGGTACCGACGATCGTCACGTCCGTCCCACGGGCGGCGTTCACGTCGGTGACCGGCAAGCTCAAACGACACGTCTCGCTGCCGGTCGTGGCGTCCAACCGGATCAACATGCCCGAGACCGCCGAGGAAATCCTCGAACGCGGGGACGCCGACATGGTGTCCATGGCGCGCCCGTTCCTCGCCGACTCGGAGTGGGTACTCAAGGCGCGCAGTGCCCGCGCGGACGAGATCAACACCTGCATCGCCTGCAACCAGGCGTGTCTGGACCACACGTTCTCCGGGACGAAGGCCTCGTGCCTGGTCAATCCGCGCGCCGGGAACGAGACGACGTTGACTCTGCTGCCCACCCGGCGCTCGAAGCGGGTCGCGGTCGTCGGCGCGGGCCCCGCCGGACTCGCCGCCGCGACTGCACTCGCCGAACGGGGACATCGAGTCGAGTTGTTCGAGGCAGGCGACGAGATCGGCGGCCAGTTCGACATCGCTCGGCGGATCCCCGGCAAGGAGGAATTCGGCGAGACGATCCGCTACTACACCAAGCTCATCGACAAGTACCGCATCACACTGCACCTCGGAACGCGCGCATCCGCCGACGACCTCGCCGGTGGCGGGTACGATGAGATCGTCCTCGCTACCGGTGTCACACCACGAATTCCCGACATCCACGGTATCGACCACACGTCGGTACTGTCCTATGTGGATGTCGTGCGGCACGGAAGGCCGGTCGGACGCAAGGTCGCCGTGATCGGCGCAGGCGGGATCGGAGTGGACGTCAGTGAGTTCCTCACCCACACCGACTCGCCCACGCTCGACCTCTCGGCATGGCAGCAGGAATGGGGCGTGACGGACCCGGAGACCGAGCGCGGCGGGGTGACCGACCCGAAACCGGAACCATCGCCACGACAGGTGTTCCTGGTGCAGCGCAAGACCTCACGCGTCGGTAAGGATCTCGGCAAGACCACCGGCTGGGTGCATCGGGCGGCGCTGCGCGCAAAGAATGTCGAGAAGATCACCGGCGCGCGTTACGACCGCATCGACGACCGGGGACTGCACCTGTCGTTCGACCCGAAGCAACAACAGGATCCGCGAGTGCTCGACGTGGACACGATCGTCGTGTGCGCGGGCCAAGAATCCGCACGGGACCTCGCCGACGAGCTGTCCGCCCGCGGACTGGCCCCGCACATCATCGGTGGCGCCGACGTCGCAGCCGAGCTCGACGCCAAGCGCGCGATCAAGCAGGGCACCGAGCTCGCCGCCGCCTTGTGA
- a CDS encoding glycine betaine ABC transporter substrate-binding protein — protein MLRRARQRLRPAAVALALVAVAGCTATGAAPEPATQAQPSPGGGSIARDIDLSGVHFDVGSKEFTEQVVLGKIMIHALGAAGADTTDHTGLSGSTLARNALQSGDIDMYWEYSGTGWSQFLQHDRPVPGDQEQFRATAAEDAARNGIQWLGPAKFGNQYAIARAGDAEGPVGQVDSLGELKSFAQQHPEEMTLCGASEFLDRELEGFQQAYDVRIPPEQVYQNAFALNFVNVAKGSPCNFAEVFTTDARLKTLGLKVLEDGKTQFSTELAALTVREETVRKHPELRKLMDGIGRALTEDAIIELNGMVDLQGKSPDEAAVHFLRSRGFL, from the coding sequence GTGCTTCGACGCGCTCGACAGCGACTGCGGCCAGCGGCCGTAGCGCTCGCTCTGGTCGCGGTCGCCGGTTGTACCGCGACCGGGGCCGCACCGGAGCCTGCCACGCAGGCGCAGCCGTCCCCCGGCGGCGGCTCGATCGCCCGGGACATCGACCTGAGCGGTGTCCACTTCGACGTCGGCTCGAAGGAATTCACCGAACAGGTCGTTCTCGGCAAGATCATGATCCATGCGCTGGGTGCCGCGGGCGCCGACACCACCGATCACACGGGGCTGTCCGGTTCGACCCTGGCGCGCAACGCGTTGCAGTCCGGCGACATCGACATGTATTGGGAGTACTCGGGAACCGGGTGGTCGCAGTTCCTCCAACACGATCGGCCCGTACCGGGTGACCAGGAGCAGTTCCGGGCCACGGCGGCCGAGGACGCGGCCCGCAACGGTATCCAGTGGCTCGGCCCGGCGAAGTTCGGCAACCAGTACGCCATCGCGCGCGCCGGTGACGCGGAAGGCCCGGTCGGGCAGGTCGACAGTCTCGGCGAGCTGAAGTCGTTCGCGCAGCAACATCCGGAGGAGATGACGTTGTGCGGGGCATCGGAGTTCCTCGACCGCGAGTTGGAGGGTTTCCAGCAGGCCTACGACGTGCGCATCCCGCCGGAGCAGGTGTATCAGAACGCGTTCGCGTTGAACTTCGTCAACGTCGCGAAGGGCAGCCCGTGCAACTTCGCCGAGGTGTTCACCACCGACGCTCGGTTGAAGACCCTCGGGCTGAAGGTACTCGAGGACGGTAAGACGCAGTTCAGCACCGAACTCGCGGCGTTGACGGTGCGCGAGGAGACGGTGCGCAAGCATCCCGAACTCCGGAAGTTGATGGACGGGATCGGCCGGGCGCTGACCGAGGACGCGATCATCGAGCTCAACGGGATGGTGGATCTGCAGGGCAAGAGCCCGGACGAGGCGGCCGTGCATTTCCTGCGCTCACGTGGCTTCCTCTGA
- a CDS encoding ABC transporter permease, giving the protein MAVYARTKPTPVPFVRFARTGVLRYAVTPVALGLVLVALYLWVSTQSLDLIEQRSLTSTYIVSRMAKHMALTGVVAALVLAIAVPLGVLLTRAWSRRIAGPILAVANMGQATPSLGLIVLFAVTFVSLGVNQIAVIAFVLYGILPVLRNTIAGLHQVDRSVVESARGMGMTRTAVLWQIELPLAVPVMLAGIRTALVITVGTVALATFIGAGGLGDIISNGINSNRTVVLVTGSALVAVLALTVDWVAGIAEDLLRPRGL; this is encoded by the coding sequence TCGTGCGGTTCGCACGCACCGGGGTGTTGCGTTACGCCGTCACCCCGGTGGCGCTCGGACTCGTCCTGGTCGCGTTGTACCTGTGGGTCTCGACGCAGTCGCTGGATCTCATCGAGCAACGCAGCCTGACCTCGACCTACATCGTCAGCCGCATGGCCAAGCACATGGCGTTGACCGGGGTGGTCGCCGCGTTGGTGCTCGCGATCGCGGTCCCGCTCGGTGTGCTGTTGACCCGTGCATGGTCGCGCAGGATCGCCGGTCCGATCCTGGCGGTGGCGAACATGGGGCAGGCCACTCCGTCACTCGGGCTGATCGTGTTGTTCGCGGTGACGTTCGTCAGTCTCGGAGTGAACCAGATCGCCGTCATCGCGTTCGTGCTTTACGGGATCCTTCCGGTGCTGCGCAACACGATCGCCGGTCTGCACCAGGTGGACCGATCGGTCGTCGAGTCGGCACGGGGGATGGGGATGACGCGTACCGCGGTGCTGTGGCAGATCGAACTGCCGCTGGCCGTGCCGGTGATGCTCGCGGGCATCCGCACGGCGTTGGTCATCACGGTCGGCACGGTGGCGTTGGCGACGTTCATCGGGGCCGGAGGTCTCGGCGACATCATCTCGAACGGCATCAACTCGAACCGCACCGTCGTGCTCGTCACCGGCAGTGCGCTCGTCGCCGTGCTCGCACTGACCGTCGACTGGGTCGCGGGCATCGCCGAGGACTTGTTGCGGCCACGCGGTTTGTAG